A region of Streptomyces deccanensis DNA encodes the following proteins:
- a CDS encoding carbohydrate ABC transporter permease: protein MSAQATEIAPAPAPSGGSGALRRKLPGSLAWHLGSLLILAVILYPVIWVIGGSFKNSDDIVGSLDLLPSDPIIGNYTRLSEGIADIPISTFFVNSLTLALGSVVGILVSCSLTAYAFAKIKFAGRNLLFTLMIGTLLLPYHVLLIPQYVLFRNMDMINTYTPLLLPKYLATEAFFVFLMVQFMRNLPKELDEAARLDGCGHFRIYWSIVLPLSRPALITSAIFTFINAWNDFMGPLIYLNEPDKYTVSLGLKMFVDQDAVANYGGMIAMSLVALLPVLAFFLAFQRYLIDGMATSGLKG from the coding sequence ATGAGCGCACAGGCCACCGAGATCGCCCCGGCGCCGGCCCCGTCCGGTGGGTCGGGAGCGCTCCGGCGCAAGCTGCCCGGTTCGCTCGCCTGGCACCTAGGGTCGCTGCTGATTCTCGCGGTGATCCTCTACCCGGTGATCTGGGTGATCGGCGGCTCCTTCAAGAACAGCGACGACATCGTCGGCAGCCTGGATCTGCTGCCTAGCGACCCGATCATCGGCAACTACACACGGCTCTCCGAGGGCATCGCCGACATCCCGATCTCCACCTTCTTCGTCAACTCGCTCACGCTCGCGCTCGGTTCGGTGGTCGGGATCCTGGTGTCCTGCTCGCTGACCGCGTACGCCTTCGCGAAGATCAAGTTCGCCGGCCGCAATCTGCTCTTCACGCTGATGATCGGCACGCTCCTGTTGCCGTACCACGTCCTGCTGATCCCGCAGTACGTGCTGTTCCGCAACATGGACATGATCAACACCTACACCCCGCTGCTGCTCCCCAAATACCTGGCCACGGAGGCGTTCTTCGTCTTCCTGATGGTGCAGTTCATGCGGAACCTGCCCAAGGAGCTCGACGAGGCGGCCCGGCTCGACGGCTGCGGGCACTTCCGGATCTACTGGTCGATCGTGCTGCCGCTGTCCCGGCCCGCGCTCATCACCAGCGCGATCTTCACCTTCATCAACGCCTGGAACGACTTCATGGGGCCGTTGATCTATCTGAACGAGCCCGACAAGTACACCGTGTCGCTCGGTCTGAAGATGTTCGTGGACCAGGACGCCGTGGCCAACTACGGCGGCATGATCGCGATGTCGCTGGTGGCCCTGCTGCCGGTGCTCGCGTTCTTCCTCGCCTTCCAGCGCTATCTGATCGACGGTATGGCCACGTCCGGCCTGAAGGGCTGA
- a CDS encoding Tat pathway signal sequence domain protein: MSPIDRRSLLKAAAVAGAAAQVSWALGSSNAQAAPRAEAAEAEPVTLDWLEDGGLGAAPGSTVGVPWPKGAYEKEQSFSVTDADGKDIPVQSWPIGYWPDGSVKWTAHAVGAGAGSGKLTLAAGTPTAPEKKVTVDKSGGTIDVSTGVITAKIGKSGSTLVKSVRRGSTEIAHTGRLVLLRQPEIEDGDQGEEKYERFESVIGEVEVEQEGPVRAVVRIDGKHRKGSRSWLPFSIRLYFYAGAESFRMVHTITFDGTQEPGKASGDFIRGIGVRFKVPMRDAAYDRHIRIGGEGTGLLREAVKGVTGLRRDPGAAVRTAQFEGKKLPDPSTWDQRVTSRLQYIPEWGDYTLSQLSADGFGVRKRTKKGHGWIPAGGGRRASGFGYVGGASGGFAFGLRDFWEKFPAQLDIRDAHTDTAEVTLWLWSPEAQPMDLRFYHDGMGQDTYPEQLEGLNITYEDYEPGFGTPYGIARTSELLFWAHESTPAAEDMAKQVRAVRTPAQLAAPPKQLIKAGVFGKLFSEPDRSTAAKAKIEDHLDFLFTYYKDQVEMRRWYGFWDYGDIMHSYDPSRHQWCYDVGGYAWDNSELSPDLWLWFAYMRSGRADIFRFAEAMTRHTGEVDVYHLGKWAGLGTRHGVQHYADSAKQQRIANTTYRRYYYFLTADERVGDLMHANVDSDETFLVLDPIRKIRTEPYTPDRNALSIGFGTDWSGLVSAWLTEWERRGPKWEKAKARVLSTMETIAAQPNGFVQGTGLYDLDTGKFAVADKPVVGVSHLSAMFGLVEMCAELLDQIDMPKFKEAWLDYCRYFNATKAEQAARYGSNFGTLLLFQGHSRQDAYAAVQLKDDKLAARAWRQFYNSADTWDYKESTDWSTKKIEGPTALVPGSEAAWVSTNATALYGLAAIQNLALVGDKMP; this comes from the coding sequence ATGTCCCCCATCGACCGCAGGTCCCTTCTCAAGGCGGCCGCCGTCGCAGGAGCCGCAGCGCAGGTCAGCTGGGCCCTAGGGAGTTCGAACGCGCAGGCCGCGCCCAGAGCCGAGGCCGCGGAGGCCGAGCCGGTGACCCTCGACTGGCTGGAGGACGGCGGACTCGGCGCCGCTCCCGGCTCGACCGTGGGTGTGCCGTGGCCGAAGGGCGCCTACGAAAAAGAACAGTCGTTTTCCGTGACGGACGCGGACGGCAAGGACATCCCCGTCCAGTCCTGGCCGATCGGCTACTGGCCCGACGGCTCCGTGAAGTGGACCGCGCACGCGGTGGGCGCGGGCGCCGGCTCCGGCAAGCTCACCCTCGCCGCCGGCACGCCGACCGCCCCGGAGAAGAAGGTCACCGTCGACAAGAGCGGCGGCACCATCGACGTCTCGACCGGCGTGATCACCGCGAAGATCGGCAAGTCCGGTTCCACGCTGGTCAAGTCCGTGCGGCGCGGCTCCACCGAGATCGCCCACACCGGCCGTCTGGTGCTGCTGCGCCAGCCGGAGATCGAGGACGGCGACCAGGGCGAGGAGAAGTACGAGCGCTTCGAGAGCGTCATCGGTGAGGTCGAGGTCGAGCAGGAGGGCCCGGTCCGCGCGGTCGTCCGCATCGACGGCAAGCACCGCAAGGGAAGCCGCAGTTGGCTGCCCTTCTCGATCCGGCTCTACTTCTACGCGGGTGCCGAGTCGTTCCGCATGGTGCACACCATCACCTTCGACGGCACCCAGGAACCCGGTAAGGCCAGCGGCGACTTCATCCGCGGCATCGGCGTCCGCTTCAAGGTCCCGATGCGCGACGCCGCGTACGACCGCCACATCCGGATCGGCGGCGAGGGCACCGGTCTGCTGCGCGAGGCGGTCAAGGGCGTCACCGGACTGCGGCGCGACCCCGGGGCGGCCGTGCGCACCGCCCAGTTCGAGGGCAAGAAGCTGCCCGACCCCTCGACGTGGGACCAGCGGGTCACCAGCCGCCTGCAGTACATCCCCGAGTGGGGCGACTACACGCTCTCGCAGCTGTCCGCCGACGGCTTCGGGGTCCGCAAGCGCACCAAGAAGGGCCACGGCTGGATCCCGGCCGGCGGCGGCCGCAGGGCGAGCGGCTTCGGGTACGTCGGCGGCGCGTCCGGCGGGTTCGCCTTCGGCCTGCGGGACTTCTGGGAGAAGTTCCCCGCCCAGCTCGACATCCGCGACGCCCACACCGACACCGCCGAGGTCACCCTCTGGCTCTGGTCGCCCGAGGCGCAGCCCATGGACCTGCGCTTCTACCACGACGGCATGGGCCAGGACACCTATCCCGAGCAGCTCGAAGGCCTCAACATCACCTACGAGGACTACGAGCCCGGCTTCGGCACCCCGTACGGCATCGCCCGCACCAGCGAACTGCTCTTCTGGGCCCACGAATCCACGCCCGCCGCCGAGGACATGGCCAAGCAGGTCCGGGCCGTCCGCACGCCCGCGCAGCTCGCCGCCCCGCCCAAGCAGCTCATCAAGGCGGGTGTCTTCGGCAAGCTGTTCTCCGAGCCCGACCGGTCCACCGCCGCCAAGGCGAAGATCGAGGACCACCTCGACTTCCTCTTCACCTACTACAAGGACCAGGTGGAGATGCGCCGGTGGTACGGCTTCTGGGACTACGGCGACATCATGCACAGCTACGACCCCAGCCGTCACCAGTGGTGCTACGACGTCGGCGGCTACGCCTGGGACAACTCCGAGCTCTCGCCCGACCTGTGGCTGTGGTTCGCGTACATGCGCTCCGGCCGCGCCGACATCTTCCGCTTCGCCGAGGCCATGACCCGCCACACCGGCGAGGTCGACGTCTACCACCTCGGCAAGTGGGCGGGTCTCGGCACCCGCCACGGCGTCCAGCACTACGCCGACAGCGCCAAGCAGCAGCGGATCGCCAACACCACGTACCGCCGCTACTACTACTTCCTCACCGCCGACGAACGCGTCGGCGACCTCATGCACGCCAACGTCGACTCCGACGAGACGTTCCTCGTCCTCGACCCCATCCGCAAGATCCGCACCGAGCCCTACACGCCCGACCGCAACGCGCTGTCGATCGGCTTCGGCACCGACTGGTCCGGGCTGGTGTCGGCCTGGCTGACCGAGTGGGAGCGGCGCGGCCCCAAGTGGGAGAAGGCCAAGGCCCGCGTGCTGTCGACCATGGAGACGATCGCGGCCCAGCCCAACGGCTTCGTCCAGGGCACCGGGCTGTACGACCTGGACACCGGCAAGTTCGCCGTCGCCGACAAGCCCGTCGTCGGGGTCTCGCACCTGTCGGCGATGTTCGGCCTGGTCGAGATGTGCGCGGAACTCCTCGACCAGATCGACATGCCCAAGTTCAAGGAGGCGTGGCTCGACTACTGCCGCTACTTCAACGCGACCAAGGCGGAACAGGCCGCCCGCTACGGCTCCAACTTCGGGACGCTGCTGCTCTTCCAGGGCCACTCGCGCCAGGACGCGTACGCGGCCGTGCAGTTGAAGGACGACAAGCTCGCGGCCCGTGCGTGGCGGCAGTTCTACAACAGCGCCGACACCTGGGACTACAAGGAGTCGACCGACTGGTCCACGAAGAAGATCGAGGGGCCGACGGCGCTCGTACCGGGCAGCGAGGCGGCGTGGGTGTCGACCAACGCGACGGCGCTGTACGGGTTGGCGGCGATCCAGAACCTGGCGTTGGTCGGCGACAAGATGCCGTAG